From the genome of Brassica napus cultivar Da-Ae unplaced genomic scaffold, Da-Ae ScsIHWf_618;HRSCAF=913, whole genome shotgun sequence:
ctcggaaatcattaattcaattttcgcgaaatatttggcggcttggtttacccggttaaatgaaaatattccgaggaaccagatttcctcggaatttcctcggaatttaccgaggaaattccgaggaaccagggtttggggtttcaaaacatcgattattttcgccgtatttcatttcttatacaattataatgcataccattgaggattctttgtatagatgatcataaaccatgaaataacaaaatttcaaaaataattgtaagtattctctttaccgtttgttaaagtgtataagtgtttctcttatgttgtgtggttttcgttcatgcaatcgtaaaagtgtttgttattgggtaaaacaccaaagtttgacttcataatctggttaagacacttaatgaaggttatatacgtgttattcaatccgtaaaacgttgttttcggtttaaaaccccaagttcctcggaatttcctcggaattttccgagggaattccgaggaaaactctatcgtcgtcggaatttcctcggaaaattccgaggaaattccgaggaaaaggaatgtataatcaaatccctaaatcgacaagatctattccgaggaaattctgaggaaaacCTTTCtgccctcggaattttctcggaatttttaaaatccccccaacggctctctaacgtctataatatttcctcggaattcatcggttttttcctaGGAATActattttcctcggtattccgtcggaatattccgacgaactgaattttcctcggtattccgtcggaatattccgacgaactgaattttcctcggaattccgtcggtatattccgaggaaattccgaggaagccaaattttgtgtttcctcggaattgcctcggaaattcctcggtatattccgaggaattcattttccgtcggaacgtccgtcagaataccgctgttttcttctAGTGTTGGTATTTCTTCTTTACCTTGTTCATCAAAGAGAGACTTCCAAAAGGGAAAAATGTTAGACTTTATTGTCTCCCTGGCAAACCCATTGGCCTCTGAAACATCTTTAGCAGACCTCAATTTACCCTCTAGATTCTTCAGCTCTTGCTTGTATTTTGCAATAGCTGACAATAGTAGCCTATCATCATAAGAGCAATCTTTTACTCTGAGAACCAAAACAAGGCGATTCAAAACTATGATACCGCAAACGAAATCATTCCACGTTGTCTTGATAAGATTCCATTGTGCTGACTTTCCTTCACCGTTCTGATATAATACTCCATTTTTCGGTTTGATATCTTTTGAGTAGATGTAATGAATAAGGAGAAACAACCTTTCTACCACAGGATTCCCTTCTGGTAGTACATACTTCCACAACGTCAAGGAGATGAACAACATAGTACGTATATCATCACACAACAGGAACATCGATTCAGCTACAGAGACAGAGAACTCAACTCCTAATCTTATAACCTCATCTTTCATGTCCTTCTTTCCAGAGGCGCTcctagaaaacaaaaatattaaatattgtatGACTGAGCAAGCTAAGTAGGCTCTCAAGTGGAACTAAGTAACATCACTGACCCTGAAGTGTATGGATAAAATCTGAACGACGGTGGCTTGCGACGGACAACACCGGAGGTCGATTTTGATTCCATTTAGGGCTTTATCAATGatcaaaacaatataataatacacAATTCAGAACTATAtaatcaaatacaaattttaacaGTTTCCCAACTCTAGAATCATAAAAACGTTCACTAGAAAGGCAACTCACGTCGTCGTGATGTAGACAGCAAAATATCTGGAGAATCGTTTCAAATACCTATTAGGgctgattttttgttttttgccgGAACTTAGAGCAGGATTATTGCAAAACCCCATATAAGGGgttcttcttaattttttaatgcattttATTAGGAAAAGTGTATTAAGAGATTAGGATAAGAAACCCATAAATTTAATAGGTCCATTGCAAAGGTTCTTAATTAAGGgttcttaaaattttttttatgaaacttatttttttaatcaaataaaacatagtaaaaagataacatttgaaacataatattttttaaaaaaacataaaaacaaagattactaaaataaacGATAATACTTTGAAAGAAGCATCCGAGTTCAGTTATTGTCGTCTTCACGTCCAAATTTAAGCCAtacatgttcaaccaaatcatcttttagttgttgatgcatctgtctatcacgaattctagttcgaacattcatcatattggcgatatttgtagggatatctgtagaatacatgagatccacatgtgaacttccgttgtcttctccttgttggaactcGTCAACATTAAATAGAGAGTATCCATCCCGTTCGTTTTCAACTATCAtgttatggagtatgatacat
Proteins encoded in this window:
- the LOC125604749 gene encoding uncharacterized protein LOC125604749 → MKDEVIRLGVEFSVSVAESMFLLCDDIRTMLFISLTLWKYVLPEGNPVVERLFLLIHYIYSKDIKPKNGVLYQNGEGKSAQWNLIKTTWNDFVCGIIVLNRLVLVLRVKDCSYDDRLLLSAIAKYKQELKNLEGKLRSAKDVSEANGFARETIKSNIFPFWKSLFDEQGKEEIPTLEENSGILTDVPTENEFLGIYRGISEAIPRKHKIWLPRRRDFAKQELKDEVVRLGVELSLYIAQAMFLLCDDIRSMLWLCYKLWRDAGRRYIYPNSLVLERVLRVIHYVYFKYIEPKNGVYRNGGLSVQIRLAIPTWENFDDVILSLNVLVLVLRQEGRCASGRNFMSSMEEQLKKVEEKLRCGKVVSEANGFRREVIEPSFFGLWKSLFNKETNNEATQTLKVIKNRILHDLFQPLHNEVAPPP